In the genome of Rhodoferax sp. BAB1, one region contains:
- a CDS encoding sulfurtransferase — MYTTLISAEQLKHLVHDHKPLMVFDCSFELMKPAEGDAQYERVRIAGAVRANVDRHMSAKDKSQAVNGGRHPLPKPEVFAAWLASVGFQSDMQAVVYDRQGANYCGRLWWMLKWVGHENVAVLDGGLQAWEAVNGPVATGPDLPRVPSSFKAGAPLARLATTQDVLKHLELPDQTLIDARAPARFRGEVEPLDPVAGHIPGALNRPFAENLGPDGKFKSPAQLKAEFLALLDGRRPQTAVHHCGSGVSALPNLLAMEIAGLGRGALYAGSWSEWCAEAARPVARG, encoded by the coding sequence ATGTACACCACCCTGATCAGCGCCGAACAGCTCAAGCACCTGGTGCACGACCACAAGCCCCTGATGGTGTTCGACTGCAGCTTCGAGCTCATGAAACCGGCCGAGGGCGACGCGCAGTACGAGCGCGTGCGCATCGCCGGCGCGGTGCGTGCCAATGTCGACCGCCACATGAGCGCGAAAGACAAGTCGCAGGCTGTGAACGGTGGCCGCCATCCTTTACCGAAGCCCGAGGTCTTCGCGGCCTGGCTGGCCAGCGTGGGTTTCCAGAGCGACATGCAGGCCGTGGTCTACGACCGCCAGGGCGCCAACTACTGCGGGCGCCTGTGGTGGATGCTGAAGTGGGTGGGCCACGAAAACGTGGCCGTGCTCGACGGCGGGCTGCAGGCCTGGGAGGCCGTCAACGGCCCGGTGGCCACCGGGCCGGACCTGCCGCGTGTGCCTTCCAGCTTCAAGGCCGGCGCGCCACTGGCGCGACTGGCCACGACGCAGGACGTGCTCAAGCACCTGGAGTTGCCCGACCAGACCCTGATCGACGCGCGCGCGCCGGCACGCTTTCGCGGCGAGGTGGAGCCGCTGGACCCGGTGGCCGGCCACATTCCCGGCGCGCTGAACCGCCCTTTCGCAGAGAACCTGGGGCCCGACGGCAAGTTCAAGTCGCCCGCACAACTGAAGGCCGAGTTCCTGGCCCTGCTGGACGGGCGGCGTCCACAGACTGCGGTACACCACTGCGGCAGCGGCGTGAGCGCCCTGCCCAATCTGCTGGCCATGGAGATCGCCGGCCTGGGCCGCGGCGCGCTGTATGCCGGCAGCTGGAGCGAGTGGTGTGCCGAGGCGGCCCGGCCGGTGGCACGCGGCTGA
- a CDS encoding ZIP family metal transporter produces the protein MTLIAILLGTLAAGIGSVWLAAALSFGVLSRYTQHMLSLAAGALLGTAFLHLLPEAFEGGIDAQALFLTLLVGVIFFFLLDKAELWHHGHEHHHDDAGHDHDHAHDHDHEHHHGHGHGPERMAGGWSVLAGDSVHCFGDGILIASAFVADLRLGVIAALAVLAHEVPHHMGDLMVLRQSSGTRKAALLKVTLAGAITALGGLVGYWLVDLLHDYLTYFLVVASSSFIYVALADLIPQLQKRLSLGETLAQIAWLLAGIALVTVASALTHTH, from the coding sequence ATGACCCTGATCGCCATTCTTCTCGGCACCCTGGCGGCCGGCATCGGCAGCGTCTGGCTGGCCGCGGCCCTGAGCTTCGGTGTGCTCTCGCGTTACACCCAGCACATGCTCAGCCTGGCGGCCGGTGCCCTGCTGGGCACGGCCTTCCTGCACCTGCTGCCCGAGGCCTTCGAGGGCGGCATCGATGCGCAGGCGCTGTTCCTCACCCTGCTGGTCGGCGTGATCTTCTTCTTCCTGCTCGACAAGGCCGAGCTCTGGCACCACGGCCACGAACACCACCACGACGATGCCGGGCACGACCATGACCATGCGCATGATCATGATCATGAGCACCACCACGGGCACGGGCATGGACCCGAGCGCATGGCCGGCGGCTGGAGCGTACTGGCCGGCGACAGCGTGCACTGCTTCGGCGACGGCATCCTGATCGCCTCGGCCTTCGTGGCTGACCTGCGCCTGGGGGTGATCGCCGCGCTGGCCGTGCTGGCCCACGAGGTGCCGCACCACATGGGCGACCTCATGGTGCTGCGCCAGAGCAGTGGCACGCGCAAGGCAGCCCTGCTCAAGGTCACGCTGGCCGGTGCCATCACGGCGCTGGGCGGCCTGGTGGGCTACTGGCTGGTGGACCTGCTGCACGACTACCTGACCTACTTCCTGGTCGTGGCCTCCAGCAGCTTCATCTACGTGGCCCTGGCCGACCTGATCCCGCAGCTGCAAAAGCGCCTGAGCCTGGGCGAGACCCTGGCCCAGATCGCCTGGCTGCTGGCCGGTATCGCCCTGGTCACCGTGGCCAGTGCCCTGACGCACACGCACTGA
- a CDS encoding dienelactone hydrolase family protein, producing MMNRDLETEFKALLPGQSTELGATRRTALKATLGVGFAASALPIMAQTVIKTPTDGLTVGEVSIDVKGFKMPAYRAMPAGGKNLPVVLVLSEIFGVHEHIADVANRFARAGYLAIAPELFVRQGDAQSYGEMAKLIAEVISKVPDAQVMADLDATVAWAGANGGDLARVGVTGFCWGGRQTWLYTAHNKSIKAGVAWYGRIVGAQNELTPKNPIDIAGQLNGPVLGLYGDADTGIPLDGVEKMKVALAAGNAKSKASQFVVYKDAPHAFHADYRPSYRKEAAEDGWKRCLAWFKANGV from the coding sequence ATGATGAACCGCGATCTGGAAACCGAATTCAAGGCCCTGCTGCCGGGCCAGAGCACCGAGCTGGGCGCCACCCGCCGCACCGCGCTCAAGGCCACGCTGGGCGTGGGCTTTGCCGCCTCGGCCCTGCCCATCATGGCGCAGACCGTCATCAAGACCCCGACCGATGGCCTGACCGTGGGTGAGGTCAGTATCGACGTCAAGGGTTTCAAGATGCCGGCCTACCGCGCCATGCCGGCCGGCGGCAAGAACCTGCCCGTGGTGCTGGTGCTGTCCGAGATTTTCGGCGTGCACGAGCACATCGCTGACGTGGCCAACCGCTTCGCGCGTGCCGGTTACCTGGCCATCGCCCCGGAACTCTTCGTGCGCCAGGGTGATGCGCAGAGTTATGGCGAGATGGCCAAGCTGATCGCCGAGGTGATCTCCAAGGTGCCGGACGCACAGGTCATGGCCGACCTGGACGCCACCGTGGCCTGGGCCGGCGCCAACGGGGGTGACCTGGCGCGCGTGGGCGTCACGGGCTTCTGCTGGGGCGGGCGCCAGACCTGGCTCTACACCGCGCACAACAAGTCCATCAAGGCCGGCGTGGCCTGGTACGGACGCATCGTTGGCGCCCAGAACGAGCTGACGCCGAAGAACCCGATCGACATCGCCGGCCAGTTGAACGGCCCGGTGCTGGGCCTGTACGGCGATGCCGACACCGGCATCCCGCTGGACGGCGTGGAGAAGATGAAGGTCGCGCTGGCAGCCGGCAATGCCAAGTCCAAGGCCTCGCAGTTCGTGGTCTACAAGGACGCGCCGCACGCCTTCCACGCCGACTACCGCCCCAGCTACCGCAAGGAAGCGGCCGAGGACGGCTGGAAGCGCTGCCTGGCATGGTTCAAGGCGAACGGCGTTTGA
- a CDS encoding EAL domain-containing protein: MKALKQILGDAGKSTLVLALVLVALSVLAAWQLSRQLALQVESAHVLGYARDVLRRNEQTSEQVTGGIKLLLKEAVPDPCSASSIDLMKQIDLASSNLQAIGRVVGNRLVCSSLGRHTPGLDLGPPDFITALGYQIRQHVVFPFAPGQSLAVVEWQGYAAILHKDLPVDVALAEADGLLGVFTGAERRLLMSRGALPERWAQHLREGWETVVVADGHLIAVLRSRTWSSGSMAALPVSYLDRRTRAFAWILLPAGLVTGVALALVALLLARRQRSLVTVMRSALRRQEFFLVYQPIVELETGKWVGAEALLRWRRSSGEMVPPDVFIQLAENNGLIGQVTEYVLQRVAREAGALLRSDAGFHLALNLSAFDMHSGRIVGLLDGLAAELQIEPNQLVLEVTERGFLQADLARAVVQTLRARGFQIAIDDFGTGYSSLSYLETFSVDSLKIDKSFIDKIGTESAASGVVSHIIGMAKSLRLAMVAEGVETQAQADYLRASGVQFAQGWLYSKPLPLDALKAGLLKAAASVDPV; the protein is encoded by the coding sequence TTGAAAGCGCTGAAGCAGATTCTGGGTGACGCGGGCAAGAGCACCCTCGTGCTGGCCCTGGTCCTGGTGGCCCTCTCCGTGCTGGCGGCCTGGCAGTTGTCGCGGCAGCTGGCGCTGCAGGTGGAGTCCGCCCATGTGCTGGGTTATGCCCGGGATGTCCTGCGTCGCAACGAGCAGACTTCCGAGCAGGTGACGGGCGGTATCAAGCTGCTGCTCAAGGAGGCCGTACCAGACCCCTGTTCGGCGTCAAGCATCGATCTCATGAAGCAGATCGATCTGGCCTCCAGCAATCTCCAGGCCATCGGCCGTGTCGTCGGCAACCGCCTGGTCTGTTCTTCCCTGGGCCGGCACACGCCTGGCCTGGATCTGGGTCCGCCTGACTTCATCACCGCCCTGGGGTATCAGATCCGGCAGCATGTCGTGTTCCCGTTCGCACCGGGCCAGTCGCTGGCCGTCGTCGAGTGGCAGGGCTACGCTGCCATCCTGCACAAGGATTTGCCGGTGGATGTGGCCCTTGCCGAGGCCGACGGGCTGCTGGGGGTCTTCACGGGAGCGGAGCGTCGATTGCTGATGTCCCGTGGCGCCCTGCCGGAGCGATGGGCACAGCACCTGCGCGAAGGCTGGGAAACTGTCGTCGTGGCGGACGGGCATCTGATCGCCGTGTTGCGTTCAAGAACATGGAGTTCGGGCAGCATGGCGGCCTTGCCGGTGAGCTATCTGGACCGGCGTACGCGTGCCTTCGCCTGGATCCTGCTGCCGGCCGGACTGGTGACCGGTGTCGCGCTGGCGCTGGTGGCCCTGCTGCTGGCGCGCCGTCAGCGCTCGCTCGTCACGGTGATGCGAAGCGCGCTGCGGCGCCAGGAGTTCTTTCTGGTCTACCAGCCCATCGTGGAACTGGAGACCGGGAAGTGGGTCGGCGCCGAGGCCCTGCTGCGCTGGCGTCGTTCCTCGGGTGAGATGGTGCCCCCCGATGTGTTCATCCAGCTGGCCGAAAACAATGGTCTGATCGGCCAGGTGACCGAATATGTGCTGCAACGGGTCGCCCGTGAGGCGGGGGCGTTGCTCAGGTCGGACGCCGGCTTCCATCTCGCCCTCAATCTCTCCGCCTTCGACATGCATTCCGGGCGCATCGTCGGCCTGCTGGACGGCCTGGCGGCTGAACTGCAGATCGAACCGAACCAGTTGGTGCTGGAGGTGACCGAGCGCGGATTCCTACAGGCGGATCTGGCCCGGGCCGTGGTGCAAACGTTGCGAGCGCGGGGCTTTCAGATTGCCATCGATGACTTCGGGACCGGCTATTCCAGCCTGTCCTACCTGGAGACTTTCAGTGTCGATAGCCTGAAGATCGACAAATCCTTCATCGACAAGATCGGGACCGAATCGGCAGCCAGTGGCGTCGTGTCGCACATCATCGGAATGGCCAAGTCGCTCAGGCTGGCCATGGTGGCCGAGGGCGTTGAAACGCAGGCGCAGGCCGATTACCTGCGCGCCAGTGGTGTCCAGTTCGCACAGGGCTGGCTGTACAGCAAGCCTCTGCCGCTGGACGCGTTGAAAGCCGGCTTGCTGAAGGCGGCGGCGAGCGTGGATCCCGTCTGA
- a CDS encoding restriction endonuclease, with amino-acid sequence MFKFKMNERSLFAVLLRSPWWISLLISVLMSVGAFALLPREYAVVVMLGTFPFVVVAAVAAWRQWNAPSPARLAQALERAAAMSWRDFALAMEQAWQHQGFSVTRLEGLAADFRLERQGQVSLLSCRRWKAASHGVEILRELRAACEQQGAQGIYLCLAPVSDVAEAYAKASGLRLIHGDGVAVVLLQAGTP; translated from the coding sequence ATGTTCAAGTTCAAGATGAACGAGCGTTCGCTCTTTGCCGTGCTGCTGCGCTCGCCCTGGTGGATCAGCCTGCTGATCTCCGTGCTGATGTCGGTGGGCGCCTTTGCCCTGCTGCCGCGCGAGTACGCGGTGGTGGTGATGCTGGGCACCTTTCCTTTTGTGGTGGTCGCCGCCGTGGCGGCCTGGCGCCAATGGAACGCACCGAGCCCGGCGCGGCTGGCCCAGGCGCTGGAGCGGGCCGCCGCCATGTCCTGGCGCGACTTTGCGCTGGCCATGGAGCAGGCCTGGCAGCACCAGGGTTTCAGCGTCACGCGCCTGGAGGGTCTGGCGGCTGATTTCCGGCTGGAACGCCAGGGCCAGGTCAGCCTGCTGAGCTGCCGGCGCTGGAAGGCCGCCAGCCACGGCGTGGAGATCCTGCGCGAGTTGCGGGCCGCCTGCGAGCAGCAGGGTGCCCAGGGCATCTACCTCTGCCTGGCGCCGGTGTCCGACGTGGCCGAAGCCTATGCCAAGGCGAGCGGCCTGCGCCTGATCCATGGCGACGGGGTGGCGGTGGTGCTGCTGCAGGCCGGGACGCCCTGA
- a CDS encoding LLM class flavin-dependent oxidoreductase: protein MKALKDIALSMLDLVAVREGGTVAEALGIALRTAKHAEALGFTRYWLAEHHNMPGIASSATAVLVGHIAGGTQRIRVGSGGIMLPNHAPLVVAEAFGTLAELYPGRIDLGLGRAPGTDPMTMRALRRDRVETEEDFPRDVAELQRLLGPAQPGQRLIAMPGAGTQVPIWLLGSSLFSAQLAAERGLPYAFASHFAPRLLLQAIELYRRRFQPSATLAQPYVAIGVPVIAAPSDEEAEFLASSTYQRVLGIITGKRGRLAPPVRDFMAQLHPQERAAIADFLAMAVIGGPQTVRAGFEQLAQATQADEFILVSDVFDADLRLRSLDIAAAARAAEPQAA, encoded by the coding sequence ATGAAAGCACTGAAAGACATCGCCCTCTCCATGCTGGACCTGGTGGCCGTGCGCGAAGGCGGCACGGTGGCCGAGGCCCTGGGCATCGCCCTGCGCACGGCGAAGCACGCCGAGGCGCTCGGCTTCACGCGCTACTGGCTGGCCGAGCACCACAACATGCCGGGCATCGCCAGCTCGGCCACCGCGGTACTGGTGGGGCACATTGCCGGCGGCACGCAGCGCATCCGCGTGGGTTCGGGCGGCATCATGCTGCCCAACCATGCGCCGCTGGTGGTGGCCGAGGCCTTCGGCACGCTGGCCGAGCTCTACCCGGGCCGCATCGACCTGGGCCTGGGCCGCGCGCCCGGCACCGACCCCATGACCATGCGCGCGCTGCGCCGCGACCGGGTCGAGACCGAAGAGGATTTCCCGCGCGACGTGGCCGAGCTGCAGCGCCTGCTGGGCCCGGCCCAGCCCGGCCAGCGCCTGATCGCCATGCCCGGCGCCGGCACCCAGGTGCCGATCTGGCTGCTGGGCTCCAGCCTGTTCTCCGCCCAGCTCGCGGCCGAGCGCGGTCTGCCCTATGCCTTCGCCTCGCACTTCGCGCCGCGCCTGCTCTTGCAGGCCATCGAGTTGTACCGCCGCCGTTTCCAGCCTTCGGCCACGCTGGCCCAGCCCTACGTGGCCATCGGCGTGCCGGTGATCGCCGCGCCGAGCGACGAGGAGGCCGAGTTCCTGGCCAGCAGCACCTACCAGCGCGTGCTGGGCATCATCACGGGCAAACGCGGCCGCCTGGCGCCGCCGGTGCGGGACTTCATGGCGCAATTGCACCCGCAGGAGCGCGCCGCCATTGCCGACTTCCTGGCCATGGCCGTGATTGGCGGGCCGCAGACCGTGCGCGCCGGTTTCGAGCAGCTGGCCCAGGCCACGCAGGCCGATGAATTCATCCTGGTCTCCGATGTCTTTGACGCCGACCTGCGCCTGCGCTCGCTGGACATCGCGGCCGCCGCCCGCGCCGCCGAGCCCCAAGCCGCCTGA
- a CDS encoding putative Na+/H+ antiporter yields MENPGLLQILAAVLFALAVIHTFSTKFFERLAHTQPRHAGLWHLLGEVEVVFGVWALVLMLCMFALSGTQQATAYLDSRNYTEPMFVFAIMVIAGTRAILQFAGRLVRAVANFTPLPRGMAMYFLVLALVPLLGSFITEPAAMTLAALMLRDTLFAQPVSRALKYTTVGVLFVNISIGGTLTPFAAPPVLMVAATWNWDLWFMLSNFGWKAAIAVFINAGCAMLLFRKQLGHMAAKPAGQAAAVPWTVTVVHLLFLLGVVVFAHHPAVFMGLFLFFMGFATAYAHHQDRLILREGLLVAFFLAGLVVLGGLQQWWLQPVLMGMDSTTVFFGATALTAITDNAALTYLGSLVQGLSEEFKIALVAGAVTGGGLTVIANAPNPAGVSILRSKFEDNTINPLGLLVGALPPTLVAVLAFRLL; encoded by the coding sequence ATGGAAAATCCCGGCCTGCTACAAATCCTTGCCGCCGTGCTGTTCGCACTGGCCGTCATCCACACCTTCTCGACCAAGTTCTTCGAGCGCCTGGCCCACACCCAGCCCCGGCATGCCGGCCTGTGGCACCTGCTGGGCGAGGTGGAGGTGGTGTTCGGCGTCTGGGCCCTGGTGCTCATGCTCTGCATGTTCGCGCTCAGCGGCACGCAGCAGGCCACGGCCTACCTGGACAGTCGCAACTACACCGAGCCCATGTTCGTCTTCGCCATCATGGTGATCGCGGGCACCCGCGCCATCCTGCAGTTCGCCGGCAGACTGGTGCGCGCAGTGGCCAACTTCACGCCGCTGCCGCGCGGCATGGCCATGTACTTCCTGGTGCTGGCCCTGGTGCCGCTGCTGGGCTCCTTCATCACCGAGCCGGCCGCCATGACCCTGGCCGCGCTGATGCTGCGCGACACGCTGTTTGCCCAGCCGGTCTCGCGCGCGCTCAAGTACACGACGGTGGGTGTGCTCTTCGTCAACATTTCCATCGGCGGCACGCTCACACCCTTTGCCGCCCCGCCCGTGCTCATGGTGGCCGCCACCTGGAACTGGGACCTCTGGTTCATGCTCAGCAACTTCGGCTGGAAGGCGGCCATCGCCGTGTTCATCAATGCCGGCTGTGCCATGCTGCTGTTTCGCAAGCAGCTGGGCCACATGGCGGCCAAACCCGCCGGCCAGGCCGCAGCCGTGCCCTGGACGGTGACGGTGGTGCACCTGCTTTTCCTGCTGGGCGTGGTGGTGTTCGCCCACCACCCGGCGGTGTTCATGGGCCTCTTCCTCTTTTTCATGGGCTTTGCCACGGCCTACGCCCACCACCAGGACCGCCTGATCCTGCGCGAAGGCCTGCTGGTGGCCTTCTTCCTGGCCGGCCTGGTGGTGCTGGGCGGCCTGCAGCAATGGTGGCTGCAGCCGGTGCTGATGGGCATGGACAGCACCACCGTGTTCTTCGGCGCCACGGCGCTCACCGCCATCACCGACAACGCGGCCCTGACCTACCTGGGTTCGCTGGTACAGGGCCTGAGCGAGGAGTTCAAGATCGCGCTGGTGGCCGGCGCCGTCACCGGGGGCGGCCTGACCGTGATCGCCAACGCACCCAACCCGGCCGGTGTGTCCATCCTGCGCAGCAAGTTCGAGGACAACACCATCAACCCGCTGGGCCTGCTGGTCGGCGCGCTGCCCCCGACCCTGGTGGCCGTGCTGGCTTTCCGCCTGCTCTGA
- a CDS encoding DUF3297 family protein: MNDTTQRPELPDHLSIDPRSPHYVAAVFEHDVGITFNGKERKDVEEYCVSEGWVKVPAGKTLDRKGNPLMIKLKGKVEAFYR; this comes from the coding sequence ATGAACGACACGACGCAACGCCCCGAACTCCCCGACCACCTCTCCATCGACCCGCGCAGCCCGCACTACGTGGCGGCCGTCTTCGAGCACGACGTGGGCATCACCTTCAACGGCAAGGAACGCAAGGACGTGGAGGAATACTGCGTCAGCGAAGGCTGGGTCAAGGTGCCGGCTGGCAAGACGCTGGACCGCAAGGGCAACCCGCTGATGATCAAGCTCAAGGGCAAGGTCGAAGCGTTTTACCGCTAG
- the dbpA gene encoding ATP-dependent RNA helicase DbpA, translating into MSTPTAFSTLPLSPAMLENLQQLGYSAMTPIQATSLPIALLGKDLIAQAQTGSGKTAAFALVLLANLNPRRFAVQSLVLCPTRELADQVTVELRRLARAQDNIKIVTLCGGVPLRMQSASLEHGAHIVVGTPGRIMDHLQRGTLDLAALNTLVLDEADRMLDMGFFDDITTVAKQCPKERQTLLFSATYPEGIDKIAKQFLRDPQQVKVETKQSAPKIEQRFYEVTRANRLQAVAQLLLHFRPVSTLAFCNTKQRCKELVTLLQAQGISALALYGELEQRERDQVLAQFANRSCSVLVATDVASRGLDITQLEAVINVDISPDPEVHVHRIGRTGRAGESGLALSLASMDEMGAVGKIEQYQTQESVWHKLDELKPASQEPLLPPMTTLQILGGRKEKIRPGDVLGALTGEAGYTREQIGKINVTEFCTFVAVERSIASEAVARLNAGKVKGKSVKARLVGED; encoded by the coding sequence ATGTCCACTCCCACCGCCTTCAGCACCCTGCCCCTGAGCCCCGCCATGCTGGAGAACCTCCAGCAGCTGGGTTACAGCGCGATGACACCGATCCAGGCGACCAGCCTGCCCATCGCCCTGCTGGGCAAGGACCTGATCGCCCAGGCCCAGACCGGCAGCGGCAAGACCGCCGCCTTCGCCCTGGTGCTGCTGGCCAACCTGAACCCCCGCCGTTTTGCCGTGCAGTCCCTGGTGCTCTGCCCCACCCGCGAACTGGCCGACCAGGTGACCGTCGAACTGCGCCGCCTGGCGCGTGCGCAGGACAACATCAAGATCGTCACCCTCTGTGGTGGCGTGCCCCTGCGCATGCAGAGCGCCAGCCTGGAACACGGCGCCCACATCGTGGTGGGCACACCGGGGCGCATCATGGACCACCTGCAGCGCGGCACCCTGGACCTGGCCGCACTCAACACCCTGGTGCTGGACGAGGCCGACCGCATGCTGGACATGGGTTTCTTCGACGACATCACCACCGTGGCCAAACAGTGCCCGAAGGAACGGCAGACCCTGCTGTTCTCGGCCACCTACCCCGAAGGCATAGACAAGATCGCCAAACAATTCCTGCGCGATCCGCAGCAGGTCAAGGTGGAAACCAAGCAGAGCGCACCGAAGATCGAGCAGCGTTTCTACGAGGTCACGCGTGCGAATCGCCTGCAGGCCGTGGCCCAGCTGCTGCTGCACTTCCGCCCGGTCAGCACCCTGGCCTTCTGCAACACCAAACAACGCTGCAAGGAACTGGTGACCCTGCTGCAGGCCCAGGGCATCAGCGCGCTGGCCCTGTACGGCGAACTGGAGCAGCGCGAACGCGACCAGGTGCTGGCGCAATTTGCCAACCGCAGCTGCTCGGTGCTGGTGGCCACCGACGTGGCCTCGCGCGGGCTGGACATCACGCAGCTCGAAGCCGTGATCAACGTGGACATCTCGCCCGACCCCGAGGTGCATGTGCACCGCATCGGCCGCACCGGCCGCGCCGGCGAGTCCGGCCTGGCCCTGAGCCTGGCCAGCATGGACGAGATGGGAGCGGTGGGAAAGATCGAGCAGTACCAGACGCAGGAATCGGTCTGGCACAAGCTGGACGAACTGAAACCGGCCAGCCAGGAGCCGCTGCTGCCGCCCATGACGACACTGCAGATCCTCGGTGGCCGCAAGGAAAAGATCCGCCCCGGCGACGTGCTGGGCGCGCTCACCGGCGAGGCCGGCTACACCCGCGAGCAGATCGGCAAGATCAACGTCACCGAGTTCTGCACCTTCGTGGCCGTGGAGCGCAGCATTGCCAGCGAGGCCGTGGCCCGCCTGAATGCGGGCAAGGTCAAGGGCAAGAGCGTGAAGGCCAGGCTGGTCGGCGAGGATTGA
- a CDS encoding VOC family protein, with protein MQARITVITLAVEDLERALRFYRDGLGFATEGIIGTEFEHGAVVFIDLQHGLKLALWPRSSLARDSGLALSPPCPTGLSLGHNVASRDEVDAVMKKAAHAGASIVKPAQVTFWGGYAGYFQDPDQHLWEVVWNPAWAPEAD; from the coding sequence ATGCAGGCACGCATCACCGTCATCACCCTGGCCGTCGAAGACCTGGAGCGCGCGCTGCGCTTCTACCGCGACGGTCTTGGTTTCGCCACCGAAGGCATCATCGGCACCGAGTTCGAACACGGGGCCGTGGTCTTCATCGACCTGCAGCATGGCTTGAAGCTGGCACTGTGGCCGCGCAGCAGCCTGGCGCGCGACAGCGGCCTGGCCCTGAGCCCGCCCTGCCCCACCGGGTTGTCACTGGGCCACAACGTGGCCTCCCGTGACGAGGTGGATGCCGTGATGAAAAAGGCAGCGCACGCTGGCGCCAGCATCGTCAAACCGGCACAGGTCACCTTCTGGGGCGGCTACGCGGGCTACTTCCAGGATCCGGACCAGCATCTCTGGGAAGTGGTGTGGAATCCGGCCTGGGCGCCCGAGGCAGACTAG
- a CDS encoding DMT family transporter encodes MQALWMVLGAFFFATMGVAVKYASASFNTAELVLYRGLISVAFLAVALRIHGTSLRTQVPLMHAWRSLVGGFSLAAWFYAIAWLPLATAMTLNYMSGVWVAAFIVGGALLYGKSERQGPLLLTVLLGFAGVVLTLRPTIDQNQLFAGLIGLIGGMSAALAYLQVTALGRAGEPVERTVFYFALGTLVTGVLGILYTGFTPLDQISWQAAAWLLPIGVLATLGQWCMTRAYSHGHTLVVASLQYSGIVFGALYSLLLFGDQIPLYGWLGIALIVVSGVAATFLRERALPDTPAEDH; translated from the coding sequence ATGCAAGCCCTCTGGATGGTCCTCGGTGCCTTCTTCTTCGCCACCATGGGCGTGGCGGTGAAGTACGCCTCGGCGTCCTTCAACACCGCCGAGCTGGTCCTCTACCGCGGCCTCATCAGCGTCGCCTTCCTGGCCGTGGCGCTGCGCATCCACGGCACCTCGCTGCGCACGCAGGTCCCCCTGATGCACGCCTGGCGCAGCCTGGTGGGCGGTTTCTCGCTCGCCGCCTGGTTCTATGCCATAGCCTGGCTGCCGCTGGCCACGGCCATGACGCTGAACTACATGAGCGGGGTCTGGGTGGCGGCCTTCATCGTCGGTGGCGCCCTGCTCTACGGCAAGTCCGAACGCCAGGGGCCGCTGCTGCTCACCGTGCTGCTGGGTTTTGCCGGCGTGGTGCTGACGCTGCGCCCCACCATCGACCAGAACCAGCTGTTCGCCGGCCTGATCGGCCTGATCGGCGGCATGAGCGCGGCACTGGCCTACCTTCAGGTCACGGCGCTGGGCCGCGCCGGGGAGCCGGTGGAGCGCACCGTGTTCTATTTCGCCCTCGGCACCCTGGTGACCGGCGTCCTGGGCATCCTCTACACCGGCTTCACGCCACTGGACCAGATCAGCTGGCAGGCCGCGGCCTGGCTGCTGCCCATCGGCGTGCTGGCCACGCTGGGCCAGTGGTGCATGACCCGCGCCTACAGCCACGGCCATACCCTGGTGGTGGCCAGCCTGCAGTACTCGGGCATCGTGTTCGGTGCGCTCTACAGCCTGCTGCTGTTCGGTGACCAGATCCCGCTCTACGGCTGGCTGGGCATCGCCCTCATCGTGGTCAGCGGCGTGGCCGCGACCTTCCTGCGCGAACGCGCCCTCCCCGACACCCCCGCCGAAGATCACTGA